In the Pedobacter cryoconitis genome, CATCGCTTTCATCCTGCCATCATAAGGCGCATATCCTTTTTTCATAAAGTACATCGGGAACCATCCCCCGCCAACACTTCCAATCATCGTCATGCTATATAACACCGCTAAAGGAATCATGATCGCTGTATCATCCATACCATATTGAACCTTTAAATAAGAAGGCAACCAGAATAGAAAAAACCACCATACCCCATCAGTCATAAACTTACCCAAACTGAAAGCCCAGGTTTGTCTGTACTTTAACAACTTAACCCACGAAACTTTTTCAGCTGCTTCAGTCGTTGGAGATGGGACAATAGCCTGCTGATCAGGATCACATAAAATATAATCCAGTTCAGCCTTCGATAAACGCTTTTGCTTTTCCGGTTTTTCATAAAAGATAAACCAGAAGATCAGCCATAAAAACCCTACCGCACCAATAATCAAAAAGGCAGATTCCCAGCCCCAGGTATGAGCAATCCAGGGAACCGTAAGTGGTGCTAATACTGCACCTACATTCGCCCCCGAATTAAAGATCCCGGTTGCCAGAGAACGTTCTTTTTTAGGAAAGTATTCTGCAGTAGCCTTTATTGCGGCAGGAAAATTACCAGATTCACCAAAGCCTAAAACTGCTCTGGAAAAGATAAAACCCAGTACAGAAACAGAAACACCCGTAATACCAATGAAACCTAGCATCGTGGCCAGCCCATGCCCAACGGGAATAGCTTTAGCATGTAAAATAGCTCCTAAAGACCAGACGATCAGCGCAACTGCATATCCCCATTTGGTTCCTAACCGGTCTACAATCCTGCCCGCAAAAAGCATAGAAATCGCATAAACCAATTGAAAGGCTGAAGTTATATTT is a window encoding:
- a CDS encoding MFS transporter; the encoded protein is MKEARMSNYRWTVCALLFFATTVNYLDRQVLSLLHSRLEAEFNWTNSDYANITSAFQLVYAISMLFAGRIVDRLGTKWGYAVALIVWSLGAILHAKAIPVGHGLATMLGFIGITGVSVSVLGFIFSRAVLGFGESGNFPAAIKATAEYFPKKERSLATGIFNSGANVGAVLAPLTVPWIAHTWGWESAFLIIGAVGFLWLIFWFIFYEKPEKQKRLSKAELDYILCDPDQQAIVPSPTTEAAEKVSWVKLLKYRQTWAFSLGKFMTDGVWWFFLFWLPSYLKVQYGMDDTAIMIPLAVLYSMTMIGSVGGGWFPMYFMKKGYAPYDGRMKAMLIIALFPLVVLAAQPLGHISVWIPVILIGIGASAHQAWSANIFTTVSDMFPKKAIGSVIGIGGMAGGLGGVFMSKLGGSLFDHYKALGHTQTGYTIMFTICAVAYIVAWTLMKILVPKYRPINDL